TCTAGCAGGTTATTACGCGGTCTGGCGAGCTGTTCTTACCTACCCTTGCGTTTGTCAACTAGGTATCAGGTGTCTATAACAATGCTAAGTTGTTACGCCGTAACGACTTGGCGCATTCCCGGTTAAGCATATAGCCGGGCGGAGAAAAGCCACGATGGGCCCATGTTTACCAATATGTGTCGAATCTGACTATTAAGCACATGTAGACTGATATTATATTGCATTGCATACCTATATTATGAAGCGACTTGGGCGTGTAGCATCGTTGCAAGCTTTGTGTTAGTTTTGAAGCAAGCCTGCGAGGCGAGATGCAAATGCTATCTCGATGAAGGGCGTTCTTGGTATTTTATAGTCATATAGGATAATAATGTCCTAAGATTCATCGCTAAAACGCACGAAGTTGACAAGCAGTGCGTATGTCAAGGTGACACTATATTGCTTTCTAAGTCCAGATTTACCGGTGGAATGATAGATGAAGGTGCAAGGTGCACCATTTCTGTAGATGCGATTAAGCACCTTTGGTTGGGATCCATGGAGTCTCTGTCAGTTGAGACACAAAGTTAAGTGGCTGTACTCAATGTCGGTCAATAATCACTCtggaaggttgttgatgCGCCGTCCGGCGTACGGTATAGGAGATTCTGAGATTTGGTCTGACCGCAGACAAGTCCACAAGTCCCATGGACTAAATGGGAACATGCCATCTCTCTCGTACATAGAGTTTGCGAACACTGATGCATTTGGGATCACTTAAACTCACAGCATGCTGAGGTCGAAAGAGCCATGCCTCAGGTGCTCCGGAGGGTTTGACAGAGTCAAGGCAAGGACAGAGAAATTAATCTGTAGAGGACTGTCCGTTCCCTGTCTATCAGGTGGAGAAAGGTCCTTTTTCTGAGCGAATCCGAGATATCACGTAGGCGGAAGAAAGCCAATCTGCTCAATTGGCCATCGAATCCAAACACGATGTGTCGGACCGAGTTGATCATAGATCTGCGAAAGAAGATGAGTACTCCAGCCTTTCATACACCACATCCACTCTAATTGATGCAGTAGCACACAGAAATAACCCAGGATCACCAAGGCCAACGGCTCGTAGTTCCTTAGTAATACTAAAAAGTCGTATGGCACGCGCATCAGCCAGACAAAGACATCCGCTGTCTCAAGGCGCAGGTTATGCTCCAAGCACATCGCGAACGATCTGTTCATCTCATCAAGCGTACCAATATACATATGGAGCATGTGTTGATCCTGGACCTGAGTCAGGATAAGCTGGTGCAATTCCTCTAGAGCATGATGCCGCCGGCTGGTGCTGAAGTTCCGATGTTGAGCCCGGACGTTGAACATGGACGCCAACGGCCCAGATTTGAGCGACTCGTCGGCAAAGTCTAGTATAGTGCCGGTGCCCCGGATAAGCAGGAGCCAGTCCGCAATATTGTTGTCTTCCAAAAGGAAGAAATTACCCAATTTGAGCGGCTTCGCACAGCTGATGAAGGATGACAAGGCGGATAGGAGGAATAACGGAGCCGAGTTATCCGGACTGATATTTGCCATCTCGGGAGTAGCGAGCTTCAGTGCTGCTTCATGGTGAGTGCTCGCCTGTGTAATGTAGAACTGCATTTTCTCTGGACGCAGAAAGGCTAAGTGCAGGGCTGATATGGCAAGGATTGCTCGGAGGGTATATGGTGCGGTGAAACCAATTCGAGGGACCTCGACTCGCCAGAACGTTTGCAGGAGTGGATGGAGCGAGAATGTGTAGGCGGTTGAGGTGGTATAATGGTGCAGTAGCTCCAAATCTGGAATATGCAATTCAGAGCTAACGGCTGCCTGTAGTGGGCCGTTATCCCCTGGGGGACCAGAGTAGATCGTCCCGGGGGTGCATAGAGGTGTAATGGTCCGACTGCGAGGCGATATCTGGTTATCAATTGAGTTTGAAGCCTTCGtctgggaagagaaagcaaaagaacaGTCCACTTCATGTCTCTTGCAGTTGCAACAAGTCGGTTTCTCTTCCCCACACTAAAGTCGGGTCAGCCGCTCCACTATCACATGGCATTCCTTGCACTCAACGGCTGATGTACCTTGACCTTTCGTTGCTTGCATTGTTGGCAACCGGTCCGTGACTTCTGATGGGACCGGCGCCCTTTCAGACCGGACCCGGTTCGCATACTCTTGGTGGCTTAAGATTGGCGGGGACAAAAAGACCTAGATTGTAGGTGCCCTCACTGGTATTCTTGCAAGTAGCTCGAACCTGAATTGAGGTTATTGATATGCTGATAGACAAGGACGTTCCAGGCAGTCAGCAAGAGGCTCCTAACCACATGGGTCGCGACGGGAAGTTAAGGTCCGAAGCCGAATACGAACCCGACAAGCTTCTTCAGGGACCCACTAGCATGGACCAATGGGATTGACTCTTTTGGATATCTACATTTTGAAAATAGTCGTCGAGTTCCAGGAATAAAGCATTTCTGTTTCAGGCCACGATGCTATAAGGGAGTAGTCAATCGCTGTAGCTCTTATATTGAGAGAAAGATGTCGGACCCATGCTGTGCTTTTCATTAccctttgtttttcttgcttCCTGTTTACCTGGCAGACTTTGTCCTTCAAGAGCAGAGCCTGAGCGACTTCCAAATTTGAATCTTTACCTGAAAGCTGTCTGGACAGAAAAATGGCAGACGAGAAAGATGGACAACTACACGAAAATGACCAGGTCCTGGATGAGACttccaatccaccaccagcgtATTCACCTCCGGCCTGTTCGATTGCTTCCTCAGAAGCCTCCTTGTGGACAGTGGAGCCGGATTTCGCACCCTATTTCACAAATACTTCGCATCAAGGGAGTGGGTGTGCTGCAGTTGGTGGTACGGCCTCTATAGCTAAGAACAACAGAATGTCTGGATAGAATTGCTAACATTCTCCTGCCACGttggaagaaaatcaagaacTTAGCACTAATCTAAGATTTGGATCGCGTACATCAGCTTTCATCCAAGCCTTTCTGCGACCGAACACGCAACCACGATTGGTAAGCGTGCGATCGGACTCCCATGCCTTGCCGGAAGATTGCCCATCCGATAGACAAATGCAACCGGAGCTCAGAGGAGTGCCCTTGGACATTGTGATAATGGTCGCTGGAGGTAAAATCCGCATACCGGTGTGCTGATTTGATTAACACTAATGGAGAACATCACAGAGAATATTGAGCCATTTGTTGCAGTTGGCAAACGACTGCTTGGGGACTCCCATCGGGTTCGGATTGCTGCGCATGTCTCATGCGAATCCATAGTGAAAGATCAAGGCCTTGACTTTTTCGCTATTAGCCACGACGTTATCCATCCGATGGTACGTATCTGTACCTATCCCACTTTTAAAATACTGTTTGTCTGACGGTAGCAACCAGAGCAACATAGGCAGTAGAGAAGGGACACGTGGATCCAATGCCATGAACGAGGGTATCGGTAGAATCAAGCGTTCACTATATCAAAGCTATCACGAGTCATGGAGAGCATGCATTGCGTCGTACAAAAGTGAAAGCAGACCCTTCTTAGCAGACGCGATTATTGCAAATCCGTTAGCCCACGCGCATATCCATTGTGCTGAGCGTCTCTCAATTCCTCTACATATCATGTCGGCTATGATTTGGAGCCCGACAAAGGAATTTCCTCATCCGCTGGCCCATATAGATGGAAGTGAAGACATGGACCAGGTCATGGCGAATGTTCTGTCTTATGCGCTCGTTGAGGAGACGATATGGAAAACGTGAGCTTTTGAGACTGAAGAGAATTCAGGATTATTGTTGAGAACTAATGGCGTGGTAAACTTAGTATTATCGAACCTATTAACAGATATCGGCAACATGTTCTAGGCTGTCAGAGCATCTCGTCAGCTACTGGGGGAAGACTCATGATTGACAACGATATTCCACATACCTACTTCTGTCCGGAGGTGCTTGTGTCAAGGCCAGGTGATTGGGACGATATGATTAGTATGTCAAGTTATTATTCCAGCCATTATGAAGACAAATCGCTCACTAATGGTGGGTAGATACGTCGGGCTACGTTTTCGTAGAGGAGGAAGCGCAATATAGCCCAGCGAAAGATCTGAGCAGTTTCATCGAGTCTGGTTCGCCACCGATATACTTCTTGTTACAGGAGAACAGTATGGAAAGTCCGGGTATGCTAGCGCGAGCTATCCAGGATATCGTGGTAAAGCACGGGCTTCGTGCCATACTTTCACAAGGCTGCCGTGATACTTGTAGGATTTTGAACGACGATAATGTGTTACTGGTCGATTCTATCCCCTATGGTACgtataatataaactatCAGAGAGGTTCTAACCCAAGTCAACATACAGCATGGCTTCTGCCGCGGGTTGCTGTCGTTGTCCACTCAGGAAGTGCAGATCAGAGCGCCCTGGCCTTACAATATGGAAAACCAAGCGTGGTGATCCCGCATACAGCAGAGTATGTCTTCCCCGAGAACGGAATATTTAGCATTTCAAGTACGTTAACTTTTTTAGTCAGTTATCAAGAGGCATAAAACTTTCAAGCATCGGTGCAACAGCTGCACCGCTTATGAGCAACATGTTTTCTCCCGACGCACTATACCAGGCATTAGAGTTTTGCCTCCGTCCGGATGTTCAAGAATCAACTCGTGTTGTTCAGAAGCAGGTCCATGATGAATCAGGTCTTGAGAGCGCCATTAAAGCCTTTTATCGTTGGTTACCACCGCAGGTCCAAAAATGCGACATCACGAACCAGAACTTAGCTATGTATCAGATCTGGAATAGGCCATCAATGAGGATCTCCCCCGAAGTAGCAGCAGTTCTGCTGGAAGAGCAGCTCATAAAACAAACCGATATTGTGCTGTAAGTGAGCTTGTTTCTTTGCGAGTCGAACTACAGCATATTGAATTCTGACTGCGGCGATTTGTAGAATTACCCGCCAAGTTTACAACATCCAATGCGAAAGCTCAAGACCTATTGAAGATATCGCAAGGGATCATTGGAAAAGAGTCACTATTGCTGCAAAGAGCATCGTTACGGCCTCGGATCTGGTCAGCATGCTGCCCGGGATGCAACGAAAGGTGAGATTATTCGTTAATTGGCTGGCCGTTCATATGATTAACAAGACAACGATAGAGCGACGACAGCAGTGTAGagaaaccaaaaagaaaaaatctGACCAAAGACGTTGGTATCGATGCTGCAAGGTTCTTTGGGAACATTGCTCTGCTACCCTTCACTAgtgagcttcttcaacaccgTTTTTTCTACTCATTGATGTCTTACTGATTTTCTATTGAAGGCACTGCACTGGTCATTAATACTGTTGCATATGGTGTGAAAGGGGTCCGGGGAAGTAAGACACGGGATGAAGAGAGCGCTGCAACCGATATAGTAGCATCTTATGACGTATGAGATAGTTCTGCATTTTCTATAAGACATGGCCACTGACCGTGTCTGTATAGGAGTCCGAGCTCCCGCAGAGCGACAGCCCTCGCATTAATGAAACGCGCCAACGCCCATCCATGATGCAGGATTCTGGTATAATAAACCGCGCTACAGGACTGAGGAAGCAGTCTAATTTAAATGCAAGCGATTTCTCCACGGGTGAGGAAATCAAGAGACATACGTACATGTGCCCGAGCGATGCTGACAGACAACAGAACCAAACACAGAGAATAAACGCAAGGAGTTACCTTCATCTGTTCAAACCAGTCGAATTCAAGCGAGGGATGAAGAGCATGCGGAAGCTATCTGTCGCAGACACCTTGATCGTGGGTTCAGGAGTCCGAGGCTCAAGTGTCTGGACTTCAGGAAGCTGGTGATTGACAAATACCAGAGCTGAAGCTCAACCTATACAGCTGAACAGTTCTGTCAGCAAGTTGCGCACCATAATCATATGCCTCATTAGCAGACTGTGAGACGACGAGAAGATGGCCCTCGTCTTAACGAATTACCCCCATATTGGGACTGAACCTCCTAACTACCAACGCTCTTCATACAACCACCCGACCAATACCAGATCTTCCATTCTAATAACGGTCGCGTCCCCAACAAAATATCCAAAGCATAAAGTGGCCACTCCGTAGCATTCATAAAGCCATCTGGCCCCGTATAAAGCCGTACTAATTGTATGATGTTGTGTATAAAGGcgacaaagaagaagtccTGAAGCACAAGATAGTATTGCTCAAAACTGGGCTTCATATGAACATTGTTCCCGGGCTGGCATTGATGATCATTATGGGACGCCGTATTACCGAGCAATATAAAAGTCCAAAAAAGAAGTCGAATAATGAAAACAGCTTTCAAGAGTTTATGACCGGCATGGACCTCATTCTCAGCAGTTGCGACTTCCATAAAAGCCGCAAGACTcataagaagaaagaggacgGTATTGAGCGCGAAGTAGAGTGGCCGTGCGATCCACGGAGGGACGAAACGTTTGGgtttgtatgtttttgtgAATTCGGTGCTGGATAGGCAGATGGTGAACATGATCAGGGCTGGACCCCAGAGGAGGAGCAGTTTCTGTGCTGCCCAGGACAATTTGTCGTGTATGTCCCAGGAGGAGATGAGACGGGCTCCACAGCCCATTGCTTAGGCTATGAAGAAGCCGTTAGATTTGCTAGAGAAGGAGGTGGTTATGGTAACGTACCGAGGCATCCTAGGACCATAAAGCTACCGTCCCATGCCTCTTTTGAGACTACCTGAAACGCGTGTATGCCTGCTAGTACGGTGTAAACGCCTACACCGATGATTGCGAAAGGTACGTCAGGTGTGTATGGGTAGTATGCTGTGGAATTCATGGTTGTGAGCAAGCggggggttgggtttggagTGAAAGTGAGGCTTGAAGTTGTTGAATTGCCGGTTTCCTGTGAAAGAGAGTGATTGATATTGTGAttaaagagagaaggaagttAGAAGTTGAGCTTTTGCTGTATCTTATTTTCTTGGTGTGCGCTTCTGGACTATACGCAATCACGAAGTCTGATGTCGTGATTATCATGTAGGGACATGGCGGGTAATAGAATAAAAGGGTCAGACTGGTTCCTTCCGACGGAGGAAGTGAGGTGACTGTCACAGACGTCAGCTTAAGCTGTTGAGAAAGACTTGGGAACAGAGGTTGACATCTGCAAGAGTAGACAAACAAGTCAACTTAGGAGTAGATGTAAATTATGGTGCTTTGAGaagttataaaatagttaCCTTAAAGGGTCACGTATGCGTATAAGGAATAGATCTGACAATTATCTGACCCTATAGGTAAACAGAATCCACCATTTGTTAGTCATTCACATTGACCTGGGAGTTCCAATCTAGCTTGTCgagatagaaaatagatcGGAGTATCAGCTACTTGAGCAGAATAATGTTATCACTCTGGATTTGACTCCGAGATACATTTAGTGGTGACAGCCAAGTGACTGTCCAACATCTGTAGCATTTGCTTACTTTCCAGCACCCAGTCCACTTCAGCTgtcttgatatcaaggaatGTCACTTTCGCGGCATAATTGCTGGTCCGACAATGCTATTACAAGAGGTTATCTGGCCTCACCCAGTTTCACTCACTTGAGTTGATCCTCTCCGATGACCATTGTAGTCAGTAGAATTAGGGTTGCGTTTAATACCAACAAGATAAATACGATTTCACTAGCATAATTTCTCGGAGGAGGTCTAAATGCTTTCTACGGAGGTTCTTTGAAGACGACACTATATCTAGCCAAGTAAGATTCAACAAAGCACGGACTAGCTCAATCGATGCATTCATTTGGAGGTTGGCAAGCTGGTAGTGATCAGCCGGAACTCTCTGCCCTGGTGTTCTTTGTCTGCCGCATTAGATTCATCTTTGCTGCCATCCTGTAAGGGAGCCAACCTGGCTTTTTCTGTAATACCATAGTGTTCAAGCAAAATGGCTTCAAAGCTaaagcaaaaggaaaaagagaagaaactcTTGCAGAGTAAATAGAAATTACAGAGTAAATATCCGGCTACCGTGGGTAACTGATGCTGCTCGACTCATCATCCATAATCCCAGTTAATTCATAGTCCACACGAGCTCCGCTTCGAGAACGCTACTAGCGGCCATAGAATTCTGCTTTATGAGACCGGGCCAAAGGCTGATTCTCACCTTGGTCGCTGGACCATCCACTCCTCCAGCAAAGGTCATGGAGGTTGTGGAGAAACACTCCCCGCATTTGCTGCGATAGAAGTAGAACAGATTTTGTTGTCGGCTTAGAACGGTTTTGAAATTAGAGCATTTTTGTAAAAGCTCTCGAAGCTGACGTTTTCGTTGCGTTTCTTGGGTAGATGAAAACGTGCTAAACAGCTCCTCAACAGAGATTATGATATGTGTAAAGAGAGCCTCTTGGTCGTCTTTTGTGATTTGCTCTATGGCATCACATGTAACCTCCCGCCAACCATGGCACGTTCCTTCAGGATCTGATAGCCGTTAGCATGCTGGGTACACGAGAGAAAGTCATCACGCACGCGTCTTCCCAACGCCAGCCTTTATGAACTCGATGATCTGGCCCCATGGATCATCCGGTAGTCCAAAGTAGAATGGGGAAAAGATTGAATCGTATATCATCTCTGTGACACACCCTTGGATCCAAGCTCGGCACTGAAGAGAACTGCGCGGAAATTGGACGTCAGGCTGCCCTAGACCAGCAAGTCGCTTGACATCCTTGAAATTAGTCTGGATCCACAATTCCAGATTTTGGTTTAGACTGCGCATTTTGTCAAGTACTTGTATATCCTCTAAGCTTTCCCGTCTCATCTGAAGTGAATTTATCTTGTTGTATAGTTTTGTCAACTCCTCATGGTGCAGCCTATCAGCCTTGGAAGCATCCTCACGTCCTTGAGATACCAGGTCATGCAGCCGTCGAATCTTCTCTGAGTCCACTAAATGTCTTCGGTATAGCTCCCTTGCCTGGCTTTTTAGGTATTGATTTTCCTTGTCTCTAGTGAGAGGTGGCTTTTTCATTTCAATAGTTCTGGGTACAGACATAATAAAGGCCCGTCAATCTACGACGCTGAATGTCAATTTGCGATTGACTTGTCTGGTCATCTTCCGAGCCTAACTATGTCAGATACAAGTACAGTGTAAGCAAGCACAAAACTAACCGGTATGGCCATCGCTTTTTCGGCGACTGGCGTGTCCCGTCCAATAATCGAAAGACAAAAGGGACATCCCGAAGAAAGGTCACACGGCGTGGTTCTTGGTGAAAGAAATATTGCTTTCTAATTTAGGTGTATGAGATAGTTCATCGATTCGCGGTGGAAAATGAATGACGCGCTACAGTCGTCAGCATAAGGTATGTGGATCATTATGACAGATCCGTTTCGTGAATATAAGAAGGCTTCGAAAAGCTCGGTTATTGTACGGATGATCAAATATAAGACACACACTTTCTCATTCCTACTTGTATCTTAAACGACATCATGGCGCGTGGACCTTCTATTGTCGTTGGTCTTGATTTCGGTACAACGTTCAGTGGGTATGCAGAGATGATCCTCTTCCATTATGGTAAATGGTAACAAGAACAAATTGTCAGAATTGCTTGGGCGCTTGAGGGGTCTGTCGATGAACTTGAAGTCATCTCAGCCTGGCCAGGTGGAGGCAACAGTGAGCGACTCCAAGCTATCTGCGATACTTATGCTAAGCCATCACAGGAACCTCCGTTAAAGTCCCATCTGTTATATCTTATGATGGTCAGAGAACATATTGGGGGTATCAGGTCCGTCCGTTTACAGAAGCCTTTCGAGGTGTCAAGTTATTGCTTGACGAGAGCCAGGAAACCAAGTATACACCCTCTTTGGCTTCAAAGGTGCTCTTGGGAAAACGTAAAACGAACGCGGTGCAAGTGGTGGCAGACTACTTAAAGTACCTTGTTGAATATGCTAAGTCGGTCCTTCAAAGACGATTTGGTATTCCCGCTAAAGATATGGACTTGCGATTTACACTCACCGTCCCGGCTGTCTGGTCTGATACGGCCAAAGATAGGACTCTGAATGCCGCAATACAAGCAGACATCCGGCCCCAGGATATTACTCTAGTTTCCGAGCCGGAAGCCGCCGCTCTTTACACATTGCGCTCCATCCAAAGCAACTCAATGGCGGTTAGTAACTCCGTTGAACGACTTTGTATGCAGATGTCTTATTTCTGTAGCAAAATGACGTATTCATCGTTTGCGATGCTGGAGGGGGCACAGTGGTAAGGCGACATCTTATCTATCATAATACCTATGCTAAAAAGAGGCAGGATTTGATTTCATATCAAATCAAAACCCTTGAGCCCCTCGCTCTGGTAGAGGTGACTGAAGGAACAGGTATTGACTCTCCCAGATAAAAGCTAACCAACACCTAACACCATTAATCCAAATTTAGGGCGCATCTGTGGATCAATGCTTCTAGATCAGAGGTTTGAGAAACTTCTCCGAGATAGAATGAGTGTGAACTACGCCACACTGTCAAGCAAGTCCAAAGAAGCCGCGCTATCTTACTGGCAAGACCGAGTGAAGCCTAACTACACTGGAAAATATGACAATGATTATGCAGATGTTGACTACTTCATTCCTCTTCCGGGAGTTGCCGACAATCCCAAGATTCCGATTGAAGATGGGTTTTTTCAACTCAGTAGGTACGTACGTGCGATGCAACATGCACCCAGATCTAGACATCCCGTTATTCAGAATGTCGGTACGAGAACACTGACATACAAGCAGTGACGACGTTGAAGATATCTTTGAGCCCATCGTTCATGACGTCGAGGAGCTTATTGCAGAGCAGGTGGCAGGCATAACGAAACTCGGATTTGTTACTAAGGTCATTCTCAATAGCTAATCAGAAATAAACTAGCTAATCTATAACAGGCCATCGTTCTTGTTGGCGGGTTCGGCTCTTCTATTTACCTTCTTCACCGTTTGCAAAAGAAGAACCCAACTGTGACAGTTCTCCAACCACCAAATGCGTAGGTCCAACAAGCCCAATACACAATTAAACTACTTGCTGACGTATCCAGATGGTCCGCGGTTGTAAGGTATGTTTCTGCTGACagaaaaatattagaaaGTTGGTTGCTGATGAGTTGATCAAGCGGTGCTGTTTATCGTGGACTAGAGGGCAATCAAGTTGAGTGCCGGGTTGCCCGTCGACATTACGGGATTGAATATTCAGCAGGGTACATTCCATATACCCATAATGCCGAAGACGCATATTGGGATCCATTAGAGGAAAGGTACAAGGCCAATCGGATGACTTGGTATATCCAAAAGGTGCCGGCAGCATTTCTTACACTCTTGCGGTATCGAGTACACACTGACCAAAGGTATCAAGTCCTCTAAAATCTGCGAAAATGACCCGATCAAGATGGATTTCTATCACACAGTTCGGGTAAAAGACGCCAAAGAAGCTCTGTCTTATCCTGTGGATCTCCATATCTGCAATGACACACATGCGCCAGAGGTCAAGAATAACAGTAAGTCTGTATGAGGAAAACACTGTCCTTCCTAACTTACGAGGCAAAGGGACTATGAGATTATGTACGTTGCATTCCCATCTCGGCAAAATCCCTCGAAAGCTGTTTGAGAGGAAGCGCAACTCTCGAGGCGTCGAGTATTTCAAAATACCATTCAAGCTTGTCATGATTCCCACATCGGCCTCTCTGCTTTTTGAACTTGAATTTGAAGGAGTGCAATATGGATGCGTTCGATCAAAATATTAAGACTATCAGTTTTCAGTGTCAAACCGGTTGCTTTCTATCTACGCTTTTGCTACCGGGATGTTATAGTTTCTATCAAAAATGAATTAATAGTTCACTACATTTATCAATTGAATAGCTCAGCATGACATTCCCTAGTCTTAGTGTTTGCCAATGGATCGTAATAATCTGCCAAAGAGATATCGGCCTGGTATGATCATGTCCTAGAACTTTCTAAATGGCCGTAAACCTAGACTTGGAAGTACGAGTGCGGTGTTTAGCCGAATGATAAGGCAAAGGTATGAAGTAAAAGGTCTTCTGTACTGCATAAAGGGGTCACTATTGACTTTGGAATTAATCCActaattctaaatatatttttgaGCGTCATTCTAGCACAACCCTAAGATTATAAGATTCGGATGAACCTTCGGTTAGTTCTTCTGCCATTAAGTGGACACCCGAGCCGAATGAAGTCGGGCATCGGCCGATGTGCGAACTATACTGGGCTGATGTATGGGACCTTAATCTCGCACTTCATACGTGATAAGCCTCGCTCTCCTGGTACAGCGTAGCCGAGGTAACATGAAGAGGGGTCTACTGAGAGAGGCGACGGCTTTCGCTCAGTGATTCTAAGGCAATTCGTGCATTGTATCGTGCATTTACTATGTTCTGGGGATAGATCATGGTGCCTAAGACCTAGATTACCTCTCATTGGTAAGGCGATTGCATGGCTAGACATTTGGTGTGATTCTAATGGATTCATAGTATCCCGATCACtcaattgaaaaagaaaaaaagagcgAAAAGAGCTCGCAAGTACCCAAAGATATTTATGTGctatctatactttataCAAACAAAATCAAGGGTATCTCCCAGTTGACTTCAGCATATCCATACACCTTTCCACAGCCTTCTGCATTTCATTCGTAGCCTCCTCCAGCAAAGTCGTCAATGGCACCCTCCCAGCCTTCTCCCTCTGAACACGCACGTACTCATTATTCAACACCttgttgatattgatcttgGAAACACCGCACTCAATGCACTTGGAAAAGATCTCCTCCGTAAAGGGATCTGCTCCATGCAGCACCAACCGGACGTTATCTCCAACCGTATCATGAATGCGCTGCAATCGGTCATACTCCAACTGAATACCACGGGGCCCATACTCGCCATGAACATTTCCAAACGCAGGCGCCAACCAATTAATCCCCGTATTCACGAACTCAATACTCTCCTCCGGCGTAGTTAACAATCCTTCCAAGTCCGCCGTATCCGCgactccatc
This window of the Aspergillus flavus chromosome 8, complete sequence genome carries:
- a CDS encoding uncharacterized protein (expressed protein) encodes the protein MMQDSGIINRATGLRKQSNLNASDFSTGEEIKRHTYMCPSDADRQQNQTQRINARSYLHLFKPVEFKRGMKSMRKLSVADTLIVGSGVRGSSVWTSGSW
- a CDS encoding putative fructose-bisphosphate aldolase (unnamed protein product), with product MSLSNNRALDILNHAASNHYGVPAMCCYNLEGILATVRAAEAKRSPAMILLFPWAVHYADGLLVHAAAEAARKASVPITVHMDHAQTPEIIRYAADLGGFDSIMVDMSHYEKEKNLALTRELVAYCNERGIATEAEPGRIEGGEDGVADTADLEGLLTTPEESIEFVNTGINWLAPAFGNVHGEYGPRGIQLEYDRLQRIHDTVGDNVRLVLHGADPFTEEIFSKCIECGVSKININKVLNNEYVRVQREKAGRVPLTTLLEEATNEMQKAVERCMDMLKSTGRYP